The Candidatus Pantoea soli genome window below encodes:
- the pglZ gene encoding BREX-1 system phosphatase PglZ type A has product MQNQELIAGIKAKFTDYRIVFWHDPDQRFVEELDQLALENVTLLNISNASQLATKKRIEIDEPEQQFLLWFPHDVPSPELDWLRDIRLYSTEFHADFAAITLNALGIPQLSLRDHIQRRKSFFKGKRPQALKQWITEQETEDSLDKKMLAVIAGAKSFKTEDILFSLINQYVNQQQDDDSELENTQAMLKRHDLDSVLWKIAHDELGYQTEQPSLENLILKLFCTDLSAQADPQQREWLEKNVLLTPSGRASALAFMVSWRADRRYKAAYDYCARWIQEALHPEDHYRQSSPYVLHECETTESIEQTIIRALVTQLQEESTTLDREAFKKLLSERQSKYWCQTRQEYYAIYDALRQAERLLHLRNRYIDGFHYPDSATFWKAYCEELFRFDQAYRLFNESALLVHSKGAMILKSLDDYIEALYSNWYLAELSRSWNKVLEAEKRIQEWRIPGIPRQQDFYKEVVRPQFNNPQIKRVFVIISDALRYEVAEELSNQINKEKRFSAELRSQTGVLPSYTQLGMAALLPHEQLSYQKGNNDIVYADGLSTSGIPNRDTILKKFKGMGVKSDDLLKWKNQEGRDIIRDAEVVYIWHNTIDAMGDSASTEEKTFEACRSAVDELKDLVTRVINRLHATRIIVTADHGFLFQQQQLSTQDKTTLAIKPENTIKNHKRFIIGHQLPADDFCWKGKLADTAGVADESEFLLPKGVQRFHFSGGARFVHGGAMLQEVCVPVLQVKALQKTAAEKQPQRRPVDIVAYHPVIKLVNNIDKVSLLQTHPVGEFYEPRTLNIFIVDEANNVVSGKEKVSFDSDNDAMDKRVRDVTLKLIGANFNRRNQYWLMLEDAQTETGYQKYPVIIDLAFQDDFF; this is encoded by the coding sequence TTGCAAAATCAGGAACTTATTGCCGGAATTAAAGCAAAATTCACCGACTATCGCATCGTTTTCTGGCACGATCCTGACCAACGTTTTGTTGAAGAGCTTGATCAACTGGCGCTTGAAAACGTCACTCTGCTCAATATAAGCAACGCCTCGCAGCTGGCAACTAAAAAACGTATTGAAATTGACGAACCTGAGCAGCAGTTCCTGCTGTGGTTCCCGCATGATGTACCATCTCCGGAGCTTGACTGGCTGCGTGATATCCGACTTTACAGCACGGAATTTCATGCCGACTTTGCGGCGATTACGCTTAATGCATTAGGTATTCCGCAGCTTAGCCTGCGGGATCATATTCAACGTCGTAAATCATTTTTTAAAGGCAAACGCCCGCAGGCTCTGAAGCAGTGGATCACCGAACAGGAAACAGAAGATTCACTGGATAAAAAAATGCTGGCTGTCATTGCGGGAGCTAAATCCTTTAAAACAGAGGATATCCTGTTCAGCCTGATTAATCAGTATGTGAACCAGCAACAAGATGACGACAGTGAGCTGGAAAACACCCAGGCGATGCTCAAGCGCCACGATCTCGACAGTGTATTATGGAAAATAGCGCACGATGAGCTGGGTTATCAGACGGAACAACCGTCACTGGAAAACCTGATCCTGAAATTATTTTGCACCGACCTGTCTGCGCAGGCCGATCCGCAACAGCGCGAATGGCTGGAGAAAAATGTCCTGCTCACACCATCAGGCCGGGCCTCAGCATTAGCGTTTATGGTGAGCTGGCGCGCCGACCGTCGCTATAAAGCGGCCTACGATTACTGCGCCCGGTGGATACAAGAAGCACTACATCCCGAAGATCACTATCGTCAGAGCTCTCCCTACGTTCTGCATGAATGCGAAACCACAGAAAGTATTGAGCAGACGATTATCCGTGCGTTGGTTACCCAGTTACAGGAAGAGAGCACCACGCTGGATCGCGAAGCCTTTAAGAAATTACTTTCCGAGCGCCAGAGCAAATACTGGTGTCAGACGCGGCAGGAGTATTACGCCATCTACGATGCGCTGCGCCAGGCAGAGCGCCTGTTGCATTTACGTAATCGCTATATTGATGGTTTCCACTATCCGGATAGCGCAACCTTCTGGAAAGCCTATTGTGAAGAGCTGTTCCGCTTCGATCAGGCCTATCGCCTGTTTAACGAATCTGCGCTGTTAGTACACAGTAAAGGCGCAATGATCCTTAAAAGCCTGGATGATTATATCGAAGCGCTCTATTCCAACTGGTATCTGGCGGAGCTGAGCCGCAGCTGGAATAAAGTGCTGGAAGCTGAAAAACGCATACAGGAGTGGCGCATTCCCGGCATTCCCCGGCAGCAGGACTTTTACAAAGAGGTTGTCAGACCGCAATTTAATAACCCGCAGATCAAGCGTGTCTTCGTGATCATTTCAGATGCGCTGCGTTATGAAGTTGCCGAAGAGCTAAGCAACCAGATCAATAAAGAGAAGCGCTTTAGCGCGGAGTTGCGTTCCCAGACCGGCGTATTACCAAGCTATACCCAGTTAGGCATGGCGGCATTGCTGCCGCATGAGCAATTAAGTTACCAGAAAGGTAACAACGATATTGTTTATGCCGATGGCTTGTCGACTTCCGGCATACCCAACAGAGATACTATCCTGAAAAAATTTAAAGGGATGGGGGTAAAATCCGACGACCTGCTGAAATGGAAGAATCAGGAAGGCCGGGATATTATTCGTGATGCTGAGGTCGTCTACATCTGGCATAACACCATCGATGCGATGGGAGACAGTGCATCAACGGAAGAGAAAACTTTCGAAGCGTGCCGTAGCGCAGTTGACGAATTAAAAGATCTGGTGACCCGCGTCATTAACCGTCTCCATGCCACGCGTATTATTGTCACCGCCGATCATGGCTTTTTGTTCCAGCAACAACAGCTCTCCACGCAGGATAAAACGACTCTGGCTATCAAGCCGGAAAATACGATTAAAAACCACAAGCGTTTTATTATCGGCCATCAGCTCCCTGCCGACGATTTTTGCTGGAAAGGTAAACTGGCTGATACCGCTGGTGTTGCGGATGAGAGTGAATTCCTGTTGCCAAAAGGCGTGCAGCGTTTCCACTTTTCCGGCGGCGCGCGTTTTGTTCACGGTGGTGCCATGTTGCAGGAAGTCTGCGTCCCTGTGCTTCAGGTAAAAGCGTTGCAAAAAACAGCCGCAGAAAAACAACCGCAGCGTCGCCCGGTCGATATTGTTGCTTACCATCCCGTGATCAAGCTGGTGAACAATATTGATAAAGTGAGCCTGCTTCAGACACATCCTGTTGGTGAATTTTACGAACCCCGAACGTTAAATATCTTTATCGTTGATGAAGCAAATAATGTCGTGTCGGGTAAAGAGAAAGTGAGCTTCGACAGTGATAACGACGCCATGGACAAACGAGTGCGCGATGTCACGTTAAAGCTAATCGGCGCGAACTTTAATCGGCGGAATCAGTACTGGCTGATGCTGGAAGATGCGCAAACCGAAACCGGTTATCAGAAGTACCCTGTCATTATCGATCTGGCGTTTCAGGATGATTTCTTTTAA
- the brxL gene encoding protease Lon-related BREX system protein BrxL, translated as MQNHNDLPIPAVSEGELVSTEGQDLDALLNQHFRGRVVRKDLTKQLKEGANVPVYVLEYLLGMYCASDDDSIVEQGLQNVKRILSDNYVRPDEAEKVKSLIRERGSYKIIDKVSVRLNQKKDVYEAQLSNLGIKDALVPSQMVKDNEKLLTGGIWCMITVNYYFEEGQKTSPFSLMTLKPIQMPNMDMDEVFNARTHFSCDQWIDVLLRSVGMEPANIEQRTKWHLITRMIPFVENNYNVCELGPRGTGKSHIYKECSPNSLLVSGGQTTVANLFYNMASRQVGLVGMWDVVAFDEVAGITFKDRDGVQIMKDYMASGSFSRGRDSIEGKASMVFVGNINQSVDTLVKTSHLLAPFPAAMIDTAFFDRFHAYIPGWEIPKMRPEFFTNRYGLITDYLAEYMREMRKRSFSDAIDKFFKLGNNLNQRDVIAVRRTVSGLLKLLHPHGSYSKEDVRVCLTYALEARRRVKEQLKKLGGLEFFDVNFSYIDNETLEEFFVSVPEQGGSELIPAGMPKPGVVHLVTQAESNMTGLYRFETQMTAGNGKHSVSGIGSNTAAKEAIRVGFDYFKGNLSRISASAKFSDHEYHLHAVELHSTGPSISTSLAALIAFCSVLLAKPVQEQMVVLGNMTLGGVINPVQDLAACLQVAFDSGAKRVLLPMASAMDIPTVPTELFTKFQVSFYSDPVDAVYKALGVN; from the coding sequence ATGCAAAACCATAATGATTTACCCATTCCAGCCGTATCCGAAGGGGAACTCGTCTCAACCGAAGGGCAAGACCTGGATGCATTACTGAACCAGCATTTTCGGGGGCGTGTGGTACGTAAGGATCTGACGAAGCAACTCAAAGAAGGAGCGAACGTCCCCGTCTACGTACTGGAGTACCTGCTCGGTATGTATTGCGCATCCGATGATGACAGTATTGTTGAGCAAGGTTTGCAGAACGTTAAGCGTATCCTTTCTGATAACTATGTTCGCCCGGATGAAGCGGAGAAGGTGAAATCACTGATCCGCGAGCGTGGCTCTTACAAAATCATCGACAAAGTTTCAGTAAGACTGAACCAGAAGAAAGATGTTTACGAAGCCCAGCTTTCCAACCTTGGCATTAAAGATGCGCTGGTCCCTTCCCAGATGGTCAAAGATAACGAGAAACTGCTGACTGGCGGTATCTGGTGCATGATCACCGTTAACTATTACTTCGAGGAAGGGCAAAAAACTTCGCCTTTCTCACTGATGACACTGAAACCTATCCAGATGCCCAATATGGATATGGATGAAGTCTTCAACGCGCGGACTCACTTTAGTTGCGATCAGTGGATCGACGTGCTGCTACGTTCAGTGGGTATGGAGCCTGCCAACATTGAGCAGCGAACAAAGTGGCACCTGATCACCCGCATGATCCCTTTTGTAGAAAATAACTACAACGTTTGTGAGCTTGGACCTCGCGGCACAGGTAAAAGCCATATTTATAAAGAATGTTCGCCAAACTCATTGCTGGTTTCCGGTGGGCAAACGACCGTAGCCAACCTGTTCTATAACATGGCCAGCCGGCAGGTAGGTTTAGTGGGCATGTGGGATGTCGTCGCATTCGATGAAGTCGCCGGGATCACTTTTAAAGACCGGGACGGCGTGCAAATCATGAAAGATTACATGGCATCCGGTTCTTTTTCCCGTGGCAGAGATTCCATCGAAGGCAAAGCTTCTATGGTGTTTGTCGGTAATATCAACCAGAGCGTAGATACGCTGGTTAAAACCAGTCATCTGCTGGCTCCGTTCCCGGCAGCAATGATCGATACCGCATTTTTCGATCGCTTCCATGCCTATATTCCTGGCTGGGAGATCCCGAAAATGCGCCCGGAATTCTTTACCAATCGCTACGGGCTGATTACCGATTATCTCGCTGAATATATGCGGGAGATGCGTAAGCGCAGCTTTTCCGATGCAATTGATAAATTCTTTAAACTGGGTAACAACCTTAATCAACGTGATGTGATCGCCGTCCGCCGTACCGTTTCGGGATTACTCAAGCTACTCCATCCTCACGGCAGTTATAGCAAAGAGGACGTGCGTGTTTGCCTTACATACGCGCTGGAAGCCCGCCGTCGCGTCAAAGAACAGCTTAAAAAACTGGGTGGGCTGGAATTTTTTGATGTGAACTTTAGCTATATCGATAACGAAACGCTGGAAGAGTTTTTTGTTAGCGTGCCGGAACAAGGTGGCAGTGAGCTCATCCCTGCGGGTATGCCAAAACCCGGCGTTGTCCACTTGGTTACCCAGGCCGAAAGTAACATGACCGGGCTGTATCGATTCGAAACACAGATGACCGCCGGAAATGGTAAACATTCGGTTTCCGGGATTGGTTCAAACACAGCCGCTAAAGAAGCTATCCGCGTGGGCTTTGATTATTTCAAAGGAAATCTAAGCCGTATCAGTGCCAGTGCAAAATTCTCGGACCATGAATATCATCTGCATGCTGTGGAACTCCATAGTACCGGCCCAAGCATATCAACCAGCCTTGCGGCACTGATTGCTTTCTGTTCAGTGTTGCTGGCTAAACCTGTCCAAGAACAAATGGTGGTGCTGGGTAACATGACGCTTGGCGGTGTAATTAACCCGGTGCAGGATCTGGCCGCATGCCTTCAGGTGGCATTTGATAGCGGCGCGAAGCGCGTATTGCTACCTATGGCATCAGCAATGGACATCCCTACAGTGCCAACAGAGCTATTTACGAAGTTCCAGGTCAGCTTTTACTCAGACCCGGTTGATGCGGTATATAAAGCTTTGGGTGTTAATTAA